The Poseidonibacter antarcticus genome includes a region encoding these proteins:
- a CDS encoding chemotaxis protein CheW, producing MDVINYKGINVKRNLYPIIKYIEDIDKYREELGQLSSSWDILALLGKLGDINIDIGKTKENFLNLTSTLLNHLSEEQIKKVRNEMSFKAQVSIDVLIRNLFERTADIGFLSTDDDIRLYINEYISKYDDNSLKLRGLIQNRFKEYVSKYSVYFDIVLCNTKGNIIARLDENNKVEKMDNKFIQKVLNTSDEYIETYDYHEFIPQYKKSLVYSYKVKKTNNSNDNIGVLCLCFRFTDEMKGIFDNLVDASNKECITILDEEGFVIASSDKDHIPLETKLPIIINEKYKIISYAGRDYIAKTCQTTGYQGFNGLKWYGHIMIPLEYAFLSDFSNTSSVNENIIDSMINNEQHISKQLSEVFDKSKTIQENLQRVIWNGNIAQSKLNSSNREFSKSLLNEIGISGNKANSSLSNLNQTIMNSILKNSEFLSSLAIDIMDRNLYERANDCRWWALTSYFKEALEDESTIFSKQNEITLILKYINELYTVYENLLIFDLNGKVIAVSNNKYEHFVGKILTQEWISKTLTLRDTSKYCVSKFEKTPLYNNEPTYIYTAAIRSPKNNNIINGGIAIVFDSSPQFREMLDDTIPKNNDDKDNNGTFAIFTNKEKMIISSTNNNFPNNTMLDIDNDFFKIKNADNISKIIEFNNYYYAVGVKCSNGYREYKSAIDDYKNDILSFVFIKIGKINDNINDNLPKNRLLNNVKDTYTSKSLELATFYIGNKFLAVEAKNVVESIPIEELEESIEMDKKNHFKGMVVYKEKLISVLDIREFINENITDESLSNIILLEYDKENIEHCIGILVSSLEHVSLVEESSIQYIQSHFLGTGTLVESLVEINEYEESQVAMILNIKKIDDNLSKSF from the coding sequence ATGGATGTAATAAATTATAAAGGTATAAATGTCAAAAGAAATTTATATCCAATAATTAAATATATAGAAGATATAGATAAATATAGAGAAGAATTAGGACAATTAAGTTCATCATGGGATATTCTTGCACTTTTGGGTAAATTAGGTGATATTAATATTGATATTGGTAAAACTAAAGAAAATTTTTTAAACTTAACATCTACCTTATTAAATCATTTAAGTGAAGAACAAATTAAAAAAGTTAGAAACGAGATGAGTTTTAAGGCCCAAGTTTCTATTGATGTTCTTATACGAAATTTATTTGAACGTACTGCTGATATAGGTTTTTTATCAACTGACGATGATATTAGATTATATATAAATGAATATATTTCAAAATATGATGATAATAGTTTAAAATTAAGAGGGCTTATTCAAAATAGGTTTAAAGAGTATGTTTCTAAATATTCTGTTTATTTCGATATTGTATTATGTAATACAAAAGGAAATATTATAGCCAGATTGGATGAGAATAATAAAGTTGAAAAAATGGATAATAAATTTATTCAAAAAGTTTTAAATACTAGTGATGAATATATTGAAACATATGATTATCATGAATTTATCCCTCAATATAAGAAATCATTAGTTTATTCATATAAAGTTAAAAAAACAAATAATTCTAATGATAACATTGGTGTATTATGTTTATGTTTTAGATTTACTGATGAAATGAAAGGTATTTTTGATAATTTAGTTGATGCTTCAAATAAAGAGTGTATTACTATTTTAGATGAAGAAGGTTTTGTTATTGCTTCTAGTGATAAAGATCATATTCCACTTGAAACAAAATTACCAATAATTATAAATGAAAAATATAAAATAATTTCATATGCAGGTCGAGATTATATTGCGAAAACTTGTCAAACTACAGGTTATCAAGGATTTAATGGTTTAAAATGGTATGGTCATATTATGATACCTTTAGAATATGCTTTTTTAAGTGATTTTTCAAATACTAGTAGCGTAAATGAAAATATAATTGATTCAATGATAAATAATGAACAACATATTTCCAAACAATTAAGTGAGGTATTTGATAAAAGTAAAACAATTCAGGAGAATCTGCAAAGAGTAATTTGGAATGGAAATATTGCTCAAAGTAAATTAAATTCATCAAATAGAGAATTTTCTAAATCTTTATTAAATGAAATTGGTATTTCAGGTAATAAAGCAAACTCTTCTTTATCAAATTTAAATCAAACAATAATGAATTCAATTTTAAAGAATAGTGAATTTTTATCTTCTTTAGCAATTGATATAATGGATAGAAACTTATATGAACGAGCAAATGATTGTAGATGGTGGGCACTTACTTCATATTTTAAAGAGGCATTAGAAGATGAAAGTACTATATTTAGTAAACAAAATGAAATAACTTTAATTCTTAAATATATTAATGAGTTATATACTGTTTATGAAAATCTTTTAATTTTCGATTTAAATGGAAAAGTTATTGCTGTTTCAAATAATAAATATGAACACTTTGTAGGAAAAATATTAACACAAGAATGGATTTCTAAAACACTTACCCTACGAGACACTTCTAAATATTGTGTATCAAAGTTTGAAAAAACACCTTTGTATAATAATGAACCAACTTATATTTACACTGCAGCAATAAGATCACCAAAGAATAATAATATTATTAATGGTGGAATAGCAATTGTTTTTGATTCAAGTCCTCAATTTCGTGAAATGTTAGATGATACTATTCCAAAGAATAATGATGATAAAGATAATAATGGTACTTTTGCAATATTCACGAATAAAGAAAAAATGATTATTTCTTCAACTAATAATAATTTCCCTAATAATACAATGCTAGATATTGATAATGATTTCTTTAAAATTAAAAATGCAGATAACATTAGTAAAATCATTGAATTTAATAATTATTATTATGCTGTAGGAGTAAAGTGCTCAAATGGTTATAGAGAATATAAAAGTGCAATTGATGATTACAAAAATGATATATTGTCTTTTGTATTTATTAAAATTGGTAAAATAAATGACAATATAAATGATAATTTACCTAAAAATAGATTGTTAAATAATGTTAAAGATACATATACAAGTAAAAGTCTAGAATTAGCTACTTTTTATATTGGAAATAAATTCTTAGCAGTAGAAGCAAAAAATGTAGTGGAGTCTATTCCTATTGAAGAATTAGAAGAATCAATTGAAATGGATAAAAAAAATCATTTCAAAGGAATGGTTGTATATAAAGAAAAGTTAATCTCTGTTTTAGATATTAGAGAATTCATTAATGAAAATATTACAGATGAAAGTTTATCAAATATAATTTTACTTGAATATGATAAAGAAAATATTGAACATTGTATTGGTATATTAGTCTCTTCTTTAGAACATGTTTCTTTAGTAGAAGAAAGTTCTATACAGTATATACAGAGTCATTTTTTAGGTACTGGAACATTGGTTGAAAGTTTAGTTGAAATAAATGAATACGAAGAATCGCAAGTTGCAATGATTTTAAATATTAAGAAGATTGACGATAATCTAAGTAAAAGCTTTTGA
- a CDS encoding metal ABC transporter substrate-binding protein, with protein MYKLLFLLLPVLLFSKIEVTTTLPFESFIVKQIGQQHIRIKEITNLYSSKIKDLNKKEISRLSNTKIYFNFGLNIEKKYGKILLKSNPNLIINDMSKGINKIEYNGKQNPYIWLDPILLRKVAKNIYVSLLNIDTFNEKKYKENYNLFLNKLDEVYLKTRKVLEKSENYNIFVYDEYFDYYAKRFKINLYKKEKKIQKSKDIKELNNFAKTNQINLILIPQNDNIIMANSIASNLAIKIKKHDIFIESIFVNIKTLTDHFL; from the coding sequence ATGTATAAGCTTTTATTCTTATTACTTCCTGTTTTACTTTTCTCCAAAATTGAAGTTACGACTACACTTCCTTTTGAATCTTTTATTGTAAAACAAATTGGACAACAACATATTAGAATAAAAGAAATCACAAACTTATACTCTTCAAAAATAAAAGATCTTAATAAAAAAGAAATATCAAGATTATCAAATACAAAAATTTATTTTAATTTTGGATTAAATATAGAGAAAAAGTACGGAAAAATTTTATTAAAATCAAATCCTAATTTAATTATAAATGATATGTCTAAAGGGATAAATAAAATAGAATATAATGGAAAACAAAATCCTTATATTTGGTTAGATCCAATTTTATTAAGAAAAGTGGCTAAAAATATTTATGTTTCATTATTAAATATTGATACTTTTAATGAAAAGAAATATAAAGAAAATTATAATCTTTTTTTAAATAAATTAGATGAAGTCTATTTAAAAACTAGAAAAGTTTTAGAAAAAAGTGAGAATTATAATATTTTTGTATATGATGAATATTTTGATTATTATGCAAAAAGATTTAAAATAAATTTATATAAAAAAGAAAAGAAAATACAAAAAAGTAAAGATATTAAAGAATTAAATAACTTTGCAAAAACTAATCAAATTAACCTTATATTAATTCCTCAAAATGATAATATAATAATGGCTAATTCAATAGCTTCTAATTTGGCAATTAAAATTAAAAAACATGATATTTTTATTGAATCTATATTCGTCAATATTAAAACTCTTACTGATCATTTCCTATGA
- the aspS gene encoding aspartate--tRNA ligase, with product MRTHYCTEVTEKNIGEQVTVAGWVNSRRDHGGIIFIDLRDKGGLVQLVADPSVLPISETVRDEFVLIATGTVRARGEGLENPNLVTGKIEIVLSELIIENKSKPMPFDLNDEKVNDEIKLRNRFLELRSKKSFEIFQLRSKAAIQVRNTLDELGFLDVETPILTKSTPEGARDYLVPSRVHPGEFYALPQSPQLFKQLLMVSGFDKYFQIARCFRDEDLRADRQPEFTQIDVEMSFCTQDDVIKVAEKLIYDVFTKCGKKVPKTFPRMRYADAMEKYGSDKPDIRFDMPLVDVVDIFANSTNEIFADIAKDKKNNRIKALKCPNGDNLFSKRQMKGFEDYVRKFGAKGLGYFQMKEDGLKGPLTKFFSESDLEEIVKTTELEVGDVVFFGAGDKKTVWDYMGRFRIFLAEQMDIIPADAYEFLWVVDFPMFEVEDGKTKALHHPFTMPKSLEDTSDLEAIESIAYDIVLNGMELGGGSIRIHKEEIQSKVFELMGISDEEAKEKFGFLLDALQYGAPSHGGFAMGLDRMIMLLSGTDSIRDVIAFPKTQKAQCLLTGAPSPVDAEQLKELSLRVRKTEQQS from the coding sequence TTGAGAACACATTATTGTACAGAAGTAACAGAAAAAAACATTGGCGAGCAAGTAACTGTTGCTGGTTGGGTAAACAGTAGACGAGATCACGGTGGAATTATATTTATTGATTTAAGAGATAAAGGTGGATTAGTTCAATTAGTAGCTGACCCATCAGTATTACCAATTTCAGAAACAGTAAGAGATGAATTTGTATTAATAGCAACAGGAACTGTAAGAGCTAGAGGTGAGGGATTAGAAAATCCTAACTTAGTAACTGGTAAAATTGAAATTGTTTTAAGTGAATTAATAATAGAAAATAAATCAAAACCTATGCCTTTTGATTTAAATGATGAAAAAGTTAATGATGAGATTAAGTTAAGAAATAGATTTTTAGAATTAAGATCAAAAAAATCTTTTGAAATTTTCCAATTAAGATCAAAAGCTGCTATTCAAGTTAGAAATACTTTAGATGAATTAGGTTTCTTAGATGTTGAAACTCCAATCTTAACTAAATCAACTCCAGAAGGTGCTAGAGATTACTTAGTACCTTCAAGAGTACATCCAGGAGAGTTCTATGCACTTCCTCAATCACCTCAATTATTTAAACAATTATTAATGGTATCAGGATTTGATAAATATTTCCAAATAGCTAGATGTTTCAGAGATGAAGATTTAAGAGCTGATAGACAACCTGAATTTACTCAAATTGATGTTGAAATGTCTTTTTGTACTCAAGATGATGTAATTAAAGTTGCTGAAAAATTAATTTATGATGTATTTACAAAATGTGGTAAAAAAGTTCCAAAAACTTTCCCAAGAATGAGATATGCAGATGCAATGGAAAAATATGGTTCAGATAAACCTGATATTAGATTTGATATGCCATTAGTAGATGTTGTTGATATTTTTGCAAACTCTACGAATGAAATTTTTGCAGATATTGCAAAAGATAAAAAGAACAACAGAATCAAAGCACTTAAATGTCCAAATGGAGATAATTTATTCTCTAAAAGACAAATGAAAGGTTTTGAAGATTATGTTAGAAAATTTGGAGCTAAAGGTTTAGGTTACTTCCAAATGAAAGAAGATGGTCTTAAAGGTCCTCTTACAAAATTCTTCTCAGAATCTGATTTAGAAGAAATTGTTAAAACAACTGAATTAGAAGTTGGAGATGTTGTATTCTTTGGAGCAGGTGATAAAAAAACTGTATGGGATTATATGGGTAGATTTAGAATTTTCCTAGCAGAGCAAATGGATATTATTCCAGCAGATGCTTATGAATTCTTATGGGTTGTTGATTTCCCAATGTTTGAAGTTGAAGATGGTAAAACTAAAGCACTTCATCATCCATTTACAATGCCTAAATCATTAGAAGATACAAGTGATTTAGAAGCTATTGAATCAATTGCATATGATATTGTTTTAAATGGTATGGAATTAGGTGGGGGAAGTATAAGAATTCATAAAGAAGAAATTCAATCAAAAGTATTTGAACTTATGGGAATTTCAGATGAAGAAGCAAAAGAAAAATTTGGTTTCTTACTTGATGCACTTCAATATGGAGCTCCAAGCCATGGTGGTTTTGCAATGGGTCTTGATAGAATGATTATGTTACTTTCAGGTACTGATTCAATTAGAGATGTTATCGCATTCCCTAAAACTCAAAAAGCTCAATGTTTATTAACAGGTGCTCCATCACCCGTTGATGCAGAACAGTTAAAAGAGTTAAGCCTAAGAGTTAGAAAAACAGAACAACAGTCATAG
- a CDS encoding uracil-DNA glycosylase: MRINNHKRKFFVQSIMTNTVKQKLLYNLHLLKSMGFNYHKGLNLVPNDIKNLKLPDNISALKSNVENCYLCELSKTRKNVLFGMGNHNSKVIFISDEPSASEDALGTFYSGKSGELLSKMIENVLNLKKEEVYITNLVKCKSSNSLNNSHVESCNDYLQKQIELINPELIVSLGESTYSYLLNEKDNFSQNRGKELNYHNIKLIPTFSANYLLRNPSAKKDAYYDMLRIKNILELTN; this comes from the coding sequence ATGAGAATAAATAATCATAAAAGAAAATTTTTTGTACAATCTATTATGACAAATACAGTTAAACAAAAACTTTTATATAATTTACACTTACTTAAATCTATGGGATTTAATTATCACAAAGGATTAAATTTAGTTCCAAATGATATTAAAAATCTTAAACTTCCTGACAATATCTCTGCATTAAAATCAAATGTAGAAAATTGCTATTTATGTGAACTTTCAAAAACAAGAAAAAATGTTTTATTTGGTATGGGTAATCATAATTCAAAAGTGATATTTATATCAGATGAGCCGTCTGCCAGTGAAGATGCATTAGGTACTTTTTATAGTGGAAAATCTGGTGAATTACTTTCAAAAATGATCGAAAATGTACTAAATCTTAAAAAAGAAGAAGTTTATATTACAAATTTAGTCAAATGTAAGAGTTCAAATTCTTTAAATAACTCTCATGTTGAATCTTGTAATGATTATTTACAAAAGCAAATAGAACTTATAAATCCTGAATTAATTGTATCTTTAGGAGAAAGTACATATTCTTATTTATTAAATGAAAAAGATAATTTCTCACAAAATAGAGGCAAAGAACTAAACTATCATAATATTAAATTGATACCAACTTTTTCAGCTAATTACTTGTTAAGAAATCCATCGGCAAAAAAAGATGCATATTACGATATGCTTAGAATAAAAAATATATTGGAGCTTACAAATTGA
- the infA gene encoding translation initiation factor IF-1, translating to MAKDDVIVIDGKVTEALPNAMFKVELDNGHMVLCHISGKMRMHYIKILPNDKVKVEITPYSLDKGRITHRYK from the coding sequence TTGGCAAAAGATGATGTAATTGTAATTGATGGTAAAGTAACTGAAGCATTACCAAATGCGATGTTTAAAGTTGAATTAGATAACGGTCATATGGTTTTATGTCATATCTCAGGTAAAATGAGAATGCATTATATTAAAATCTTACCAAATGATAAAGTAAAAGTAGAGATTACACCTTATTCTTTAGATAAAGGTAGAATCACTCACAGATATAAATAA
- the map gene encoding type I methionyl aminopeptidase: MAIPLRKTNEIEKLRTANIAVAKTLNYLAQNVKAGMTLKEVDAMGEAFLDDLNARPSFKGLYGFPNAICTSLNEVIIHGIPSNVVLKEGDILGIDIGTEIDGWYGDAAITMPIGKISKEDEDLIACAKDSLLHAIDSIHVGMRFKELSKLIEDFIVARGYQPLVRFCGHGIGKKPHDEPEIPNYIENGRTNSGPKIKNGMVFCLEPMICQKEREPVILDNKWDVVSEDGLRGSHYEHTVAVINGKAVILSTVD; encoded by the coding sequence ATGGCTATTCCATTAAGAAAAACAAACGAAATTGAAAAACTTAGAACTGCAAATATTGCAGTTGCTAAGACTTTAAATTATTTAGCACAAAACGTAAAAGCTGGTATGACTTTAAAAGAAGTTGATGCCATGGGTGAAGCATTTTTAGACGATTTAAATGCTAGACCATCTTTCAAAGGCTTATACGGTTTTCCAAATGCTATTTGTACTTCATTAAACGAAGTTATCATTCATGGTATTCCATCAAATGTAGTTTTAAAAGAAGGAGATATCTTAGGTATCGACATTGGAACTGAAATTGATGGTTGGTATGGTGATGCTGCAATTACAATGCCTATTGGAAAAATATCAAAAGAAGATGAAGATTTAATTGCTTGTGCAAAAGATTCTTTACTTCATGCAATTGATTCTATTCATGTAGGTATGAGATTCAAAGAACTTTCAAAATTAATTGAAGATTTTATTGTAGCTAGAGGTTATCAACCACTAGTGCGATTCTGCGGACACGGGATTGGTAAAAAACCTCATGATGAACCTGAAATTCCTAATTATATTGAGAATGGAAGAACTAACTCAGGTCCAAAAATTAAAAACGGAATGGTTTTTTGTTTAGAGCCTATGATTTGTCAAAAGGAAAGAGAACCAGTTATTTTAGATAATAAATGGGATGTTGTTTCTGAAGATGGATTAAGAGGAAGTCATTATGAGCATACAGTTGCCGTTATAAACGGAAAAGCAGTAATACTAAGTACAGTAGATTAG
- the secY gene encoding preprotein translocase subunit SecY: MSKDLINKILITLGFIFLYRLLAYVPVPGVNIDVVKEFFDSNANNALGLVNMFSGNAVERLSIISLGIMPYITASIIMELLAATFPALGKMKKERDGMQKYMQIIRYATIVITLIQSIGVSMGLNSLTGQSGQGAISIDMDTFVAVSSISMLTGTMLLMWIGEQITQKGIGNGISLIIFAGIVSAIPSAIGGTIDLVNNGQMSFLTVIAIIVIILATVGAIIYVELGERRVPVSYSRKVMMQNQKKRVMNYIPIKLNLAGVIPAIFASAILMFPATILQGSQNEYLLIVADYLSPASYTFNVFMFLFVVFFAFFYASITFNAKDISENLKKQGGFIPGIRPGAGTAEFLNETASRLTFWGAIYLGLISTAPWLIVKAMGVPFYFGGVAVLIVVQVAIDTMRKIEAQQYMNKYETLSAVGL; encoded by the coding sequence ATGAGTAAAGATCTAATAAATAAGATTCTTATTACATTAGGTTTTATATTCCTTTACAGACTACTGGCATACGTGCCAGTACCTGGGGTTAATATAGACGTAGTTAAAGAATTTTTCGACTCAAATGCAAATAATGCATTAGGTCTTGTTAATATGTTCAGTGGTAATGCCGTTGAAAGACTATCTATTATATCACTAGGTATAATGCCTTACATCACAGCTTCAATTATTATGGAATTATTGGCAGCTACTTTCCCCGCACTTGGTAAAATGAAAAAAGAACGAGATGGTATGCAAAAGTATATGCAAATCATTAGATACGCAACTATTGTAATTACATTAATTCAATCTATTGGTGTTTCAATGGGTCTTAATTCTCTTACTGGTCAAAGTGGACAAGGAGCAATTTCAATTGATATGGATACATTTGTAGCTGTATCATCAATTTCTATGTTAACTGGAACTATGCTTCTTATGTGGATTGGTGAACAAATCACACAAAAAGGTATTGGTAATGGTATTTCATTAATCATTTTCGCTGGTATTGTTTCTGCAATTCCAAGTGCAATTGGTGGTACTATTGATTTAGTTAATAATGGACAAATGAGTTTCTTAACTGTTATTGCAATTATTGTTATTATTTTAGCAACAGTAGGTGCAATTATTTATGTTGAGCTAGGAGAAAGAAGAGTTCCTGTTTCTTATTCTAGAAAAGTTATGATGCAAAATCAAAAGAAAAGAGTTATGAATTATATTCCTATTAAGTTAAACTTAGCAGGTGTTATTCCAGCAATTTTCGCAAGTGCGATTTTAATGTTTCCAGCTACTATTTTACAAGGTTCTCAAAATGAGTATCTTTTAATTGTTGCTGATTACTTAAGTCCAGCATCATATACATTTAATGTTTTTATGTTTTTATTTGTTGTTTTCTTTGCGTTCTTTTATGCATCAATTACTTTTAATGCAAAAGATATTTCAGAGAATTTAAAAAAACAAGGTGGATTTATCCCAGGTATTAGACCAGGGGCGGGTACAGCTGAGTTCTTAAATGAAACTGCAAGTAGATTAACATTCTGGGGTGCAATTTATCTAGGATTAATTTCAACTGCTCCATGGCTTATTGTTAAAGCAATGGGCGTTCCTTTCTATTTTGGAGGGGTGGCTGTATTAATTGTTGTACAAGTTGCTATTGATACTATGAGAAAAATTGAGGCACAACAATATATGAACAAGTATGAAACACTTAGTGCGGTAGGGTTATAA
- the rplO gene encoding 50S ribosomal protein L15 codes for MALNNLQPAPGSTKNTKRVGRGQGSGMGKTSTRGQKGQKSRSGYKIKRHFEGGQMPIQKRMPKIGFFSRVAKPYSINVDKIKQIATLEEITVETIKSVYKLSKSVVKVKLVGSTAKDLASKIKDENVTTTGN; via the coding sequence ATGGCATTAAATAATTTACAACCAGCACCAGGTAGTACTAAAAATACTAAAAGAGTTGGTAGAGGTCAAGGTTCAGGAATGGGTAAGACTTCTACTAGAGGTCAAAAAGGTCAAAAATCTAGATCTGGATATAAAATTAAAAGACACTTTGAGGGTGGGCAAATGCCAATCCAAAAAAGAATGCCAAAAATTGGATTCTTTTCAAGAGTTGCAAAACCTTATTCTATCAATGTTGATAAAATTAAACAAATTGCAACTTTAGAAGAAATTACAGTTGAGACAATCAAGTCTGTATATAAATTATCTAAATCAGTTGTGAAAGTTAAATTAGTTGGATCAACTGCTAAAGATTTAGCATCTAAGATTAAAGACGAAAACGTTACAACTACTGGTAACTAA
- the rpsE gene encoding 30S ribosomal protein S5 has translation MAVNREDFEEAIVKIGRVTKVVKGGRRFRFTALVVVGDKKGTIGFGTGKAKEVPDAIKKALDDAFKSLVKVNIHGTTIAHDIEHKYNASRILLKPASEGTGLIAGGAARPVLELSGVTDIIAKSLGSNNPNNLVQATVEALARIKG, from the coding sequence ATGGCAGTTAATAGAGAAGACTTTGAAGAAGCAATCGTTAAAATTGGTAGAGTTACAAAAGTTGTAAAGGGTGGTAGAAGATTTAGATTTACTGCTTTAGTTGTTGTTGGTGACAAAAAAGGTACTATTGGTTTTGGAACTGGTAAAGCTAAAGAGGTTCCTGATGCTATCAAAAAAGCATTAGATGACGCATTTAAATCTTTAGTTAAAGTTAATATTCATGGTACAACAATTGCACATGATATTGAGCATAAATATAACGCAAGTAGAATTTTACTTAAACCTGCATCTGAAGGTACAGGACTGATTGCTGGGGGAGCTGCTAGACCAGTTCTTGAGCTTTCAGGAGTAACAGATATTATTGCGAAATCTTTAGGTTCAAATAATCCAAATAACTTAGTACAAGCTACTGTTGAAGCATTAGCTAGAATTAAAGGATAG
- the rplR gene encoding 50S ribosomal protein L18, protein MSRAKDLAKKNSLRIKRKKRVRGNIFGTAELPRVSFFKSNKYISAQAINDVEGTTLASINSQTMNLNVNKENAGKVAAAFAETLKAAGIDTVVFDRNGYLYHGVVAAFADALRDNGIKL, encoded by the coding sequence ATGAGTAGAGCAAAAGATTTAGCGAAAAAAAATTCATTAAGAATTAAAAGAAAAAAAAGAGTTAGAGGAAATATTTTTGGAACAGCAGAGTTACCAAGAGTTTCTTTCTTTAAATCTAATAAGTACATTAGTGCGCAAGCAATTAACGATGTTGAAGGTACAACTTTAGCATCTATTAATTCTCAAACAATGAATTTAAACGTGAATAAAGAAAACGCAGGAAAAGTAGCAGCAGCATTTGCTGAAACTTTAAAAGCTGCTGGAATTGATACAGTAGTATTTGACAGAAATGGTTACCTTTATCATGGTGTTGTTGCAGCATTTGCTGACGCACTAAGAGATAATGGTATCAAATTATAA
- the rplF gene encoding 50S ribosomal protein L6, which yields MSRIGKKPIAIPAGIEVSVNGTIIDVKKGNKVSSVETHGRVGIEVAEGNVVLSKVGEEKESSAFWGTYRALVSNAIDGLTTGFQKSLEINGVGYRAAVKGKVLELQLGYSHPINFEIEDGLEISVEKNIIHVKGADKQQVGQAAAIIRGYRKPEPYKGKGVKYTDEHIVRKAGKTAK from the coding sequence ATGTCTAGAATTGGTAAAAAACCTATCGCAATTCCTGCAGGAATTGAAGTATCTGTAAATGGTACTATTATTGATGTAAAAAAAGGGAACAAAGTTTCTTCTGTTGAGACTCATGGTCGAGTTGGTATCGAAGTTGCTGAAGGTAACGTGGTACTATCTAAAGTTGGAGAAGAAAAAGAATCTTCAGCTTTCTGGGGAACTTATAGAGCTTTAGTTAGCAATGCAATTGATGGATTAACTACAGGTTTTCAAAAATCTTTAGAAATCAATGGTGTTGGTTATAGAGCTGCTGTTAAAGGTAAAGTTTTAGAACTACAATTAGGTTATTCACACCCAATTAATTTCGAAATCGAAGATGGTTTAGAAATTTCTGTTGAGAAAAACATAATTCACGTTAAAGGTGCTGACAAACAACAAGTTGGTCAAGCTGCTGCAATAATAAGAGGCTACAGAAAACCAGAACCATACAAAGGTAAAGGTGTGAAGTATACTGACGAGCATATCGTTAGAAAAGCCGGAAAAACAGCTAAGTAA
- the rpsH gene encoding 30S ribosomal protein S8, with the protein MMNDIIADALTRIRNAALRKLDVATLLHSRTTVGVLNVLVQKEYITGFKVIDGQNNKKTIQVELKYDDNEKSVINEITRVSKPGRRVYKNASEIKSFKNGYGTIIVSTNKGVIANDEAFAANVGGEVLCTVW; encoded by the coding sequence ATGATGAATGATATAATCGCAGATGCTTTAACAAGAATTAGAAATGCAGCTCTAAGAAAATTAGATGTTGCTACATTATTACACTCAAGAACTACTGTAGGCGTTTTAAACGTTTTAGTTCAAAAAGAGTATATTACTGGATTCAAAGTTATTGACGGGCAAAATAATAAAAAAACAATTCAAGTTGAATTGAAGTATGATGACAATGAAAAATCAGTAATTAATGAAATTACTAGAGTTTCTAAACCAGGACGAAGAGTTTATAAAAACGCTTCTGAAATTAAAAGCTTTAAAAATGGATACGGTACAATCATCGTTTCTACTAACAAAGGTGTAATTGCTAACGATGAAGCATTTGCAGCTAATGTTGGTGGCGAAGTTCTTTGTACTGTATGGTAG
- a CDS encoding type Z 30S ribosomal protein S14 yields the protein MAKKSMIAKQQRTPKFSSRAYTRCSVCGRPHSVYRDFGLCRICLRKMANEGLLPGVRKASW from the coding sequence ATGGCAAAGAAATCTATGATTGCAAAACAACAAAGAACTCCAAAGTTCTCTTCAAGAGCATATACAAGATGTTCTGTTTGTGGTAGACCTCACTCAGTATATAGAGATTTTGGTTTATGTAGAATTTGTTTAAGAAAAATGGCTAACGAAGGTTTATTACCTGGCGTTAGAAAAGCTAGTTGGTAG